A genome region from Natronosalvus rutilus includes the following:
- a CDS encoding FAD-binding oxidoreductase, translating into MAQHAIPLEQLEQFEAGFHGDLIRPDDADYDNARSVWNGMIDKRPALIARCRGVKDVISAVDFARENELLVAVRGGGHNVAGTAVCDDGLVIDLSEMQSVRVDPDARTAWVQAGATWADVDRETQAFGLATPGGAVSETGVAGLTLGGGIGHLRCKYGLTCDNLASVNLVTADGEYLTASGDENPDLFWGLRGGGGNFGVVTGFEFDLHPVGPEVAICLVFYSGDRMVEVLEAYRDYVADAPPEVSLLTLSGMMPDEDLFPTDAVHESKIAIAGCYAGSVADGERTLAPLREIAEPIADFSGPMPYVEFQQLFDEDYPDGMRYYWKSLYLDGLSESAIDRIVYWSDVSPSPLSTVDVWQLDGAIAQVGLEDSAFAGRHAPFLLGVEANWEHPVDDDANLEWVRDCLDDMRQFSDGSVYLNFPGFLKEGEDMMRSTFGPTYERLVALKDEYDPTNLFSLNQNITPSENAQTDGGECHE; encoded by the coding sequence ATGGCACAACACGCTATCCCTCTCGAACAGCTCGAACAGTTCGAAGCAGGATTCCACGGCGATCTGATTCGTCCCGACGACGCTGACTACGACAATGCGCGCTCGGTCTGGAACGGGATGATCGACAAGCGTCCGGCCCTGATTGCCCGATGTCGAGGCGTCAAAGACGTCATCAGCGCGGTGGATTTCGCGCGCGAGAACGAACTCCTGGTCGCGGTACGTGGCGGTGGCCACAACGTCGCTGGAACCGCTGTCTGCGACGACGGACTCGTCATCGACCTCTCCGAGATGCAAAGTGTACGGGTAGACCCTGACGCACGGACGGCATGGGTCCAAGCCGGTGCCACGTGGGCAGACGTGGACCGCGAAACTCAGGCCTTCGGGCTGGCAACGCCCGGTGGAGCCGTCTCGGAGACGGGGGTTGCGGGACTGACGCTCGGTGGTGGCATCGGTCATCTTCGCTGCAAGTACGGCTTGACCTGTGACAACCTCGCATCCGTAAATCTGGTCACGGCGGACGGCGAGTACCTGACCGCCAGCGGGGATGAGAACCCGGACCTCTTCTGGGGACTCCGTGGTGGCGGCGGCAACTTCGGGGTGGTCACCGGCTTCGAGTTCGACCTCCACCCGGTCGGACCTGAGGTGGCGATTTGTCTCGTGTTCTATTCGGGTGACCGGATGGTCGAGGTGTTGGAAGCCTACCGCGACTACGTCGCGGATGCGCCCCCGGAAGTCAGCTTGCTCACGTTGTCCGGTATGATGCCCGACGAGGACCTTTTCCCAACAGACGCGGTGCACGAATCCAAAATAGCAATCGCGGGCTGTTATGCGGGCTCGGTCGCGGACGGCGAACGCACACTGGCACCCTTGCGAGAGATCGCCGAGCCGATCGCCGACTTCAGCGGACCGATGCCGTACGTGGAGTTCCAGCAACTCTTTGACGAGGATTACCCCGACGGGATGCGCTACTACTGGAAGTCGCTGTACCTCGATGGCCTATCGGAGTCCGCCATCGATCGAATCGTCTACTGGTCCGATGTATCACCGTCACCGCTCTCGACAGTGGATGTCTGGCAGTTGGATGGCGCAATCGCCCAGGTTGGCCTCGAGGACAGTGCGTTCGCGGGGCGGCACGCGCCCTTCCTGCTGGGCGTCGAAGCGAACTGGGAACACCCGGTGGACGACGATGCGAATCTCGAGTGGGTGCGTGACTGTCTCGACGACATGCGGCAGTTCTCGGACGGGTCGGTTTACCTCAACTTTCCGGGATTCCTCAAGGAAGGCGAGGACATGATGCGGTCCACGTTCGGACCAACGTACGAGCGGTTGGTTGCGCTGAAGGACGAGTACGATCCGACCAACCTCTTCAGTCTTAATCAGAATATCACGCCGTCCGAAAACGCTCAGACCGACGGCGGGGAATGCCATGAGTGA
- a CDS encoding helix-turn-helix transcriptional regulator translates to MGPNQDDRLDDDGRPPPGSPVFEAILENERNRRYLGKRLGAAGDRIDTELLGDIVRHEPVLEALLEEPLDRREIEQRLDVSRATSHRYTQWLNEHEFVEKVDGRFQLTWRGEVVAEEVLRFEANIQTAHRLTPLLDVICEDHREFVVEPFVDATITVAKPDDPYRPVERFIALVNESETFRGFNTTHMAPLVLGEFHQRVFDDTDTEIIYLPQIVEKLFETYPERAQEAIDRGHLTLRTRDELPYGLALFDERVGIGGYDETTGLMQVFVDTDSPIACEWAERVYTSVRADSNPLDERTDLTL, encoded by the coding sequence ATGGGGCCTAACCAAGACGACCGATTGGATGACGATGGCCGTCCGCCACCTGGCTCGCCGGTCTTCGAGGCTATCCTGGAAAATGAGCGAAACCGCCGCTATCTCGGCAAGCGCTTGGGCGCCGCGGGCGATCGCATCGATACTGAACTCCTCGGAGACATCGTCAGACACGAGCCCGTCCTCGAAGCGCTACTGGAAGAACCGCTCGATCGCAGAGAGATCGAACAGCGACTCGACGTTTCGCGGGCAACGAGCCACCGCTACACACAGTGGCTCAACGAGCACGAATTCGTTGAGAAAGTCGATGGCCGATTCCAACTGACCTGGCGCGGCGAGGTTGTCGCAGAGGAGGTGCTCCGGTTCGAAGCGAACATCCAGACAGCGCACAGACTGACCCCGCTTCTCGACGTAATCTGTGAGGACCACCGGGAATTTGTCGTCGAACCGTTCGTTGACGCGACGATCACCGTCGCCAAACCTGACGATCCTTACAGGCCGGTTGAGCGGTTCATCGCACTTGTCAACGAGTCGGAGACGTTCCGGGGGTTCAATACGACGCACATGGCCCCGCTGGTCCTCGGCGAGTTCCACCAGCGGGTGTTCGACGATACCGACACCGAAATCATCTATCTTCCACAGATCGTGGAGAAACTCTTCGAGACGTATCCGGAACGTGCCCAAGAAGCGATCGATCGCGGGCATCTGACACTCCGGACGCGTGATGAACTGCCGTACGGCCTCGCTCTCTTCGACGAGCGTGTCGGTATCGGCGGCTACGATGAAACCACTGGCCTCATGCAGGTGTTCGTCGATACGGATTCACCAATCGCGTGTGAGTGGGCAGAGCGCGTCTACACGTCGGTCAGAGCAGATTCCAACCCGCTCGATGAGAGGACGGATCTGACTCTGTAG
- a CDS encoding HNH endonuclease: protein MLYDDAIITRLEGEALHAMEDLITLCEGCHSWFHKKPTGDELPLGLSDGDRRALLPHDYLILRVLVESGPCSMSDLQEAMAVIVSPSTVRERTWRLMGLDYEVFSRDQPLVDQDTVTGNWGLATQVSTSERGRIPNDVKSVVQRVHDELVRQALACGCDRATVKDVFGIARRTTWNKQYRAQAYDFPIGAFEQGTTVSTGQAAAIERNVNEDSMSADTQSLDLGEPDEVWPPSMAGDTGSEEVMAEGSDETA, encoded by the coding sequence ATGCTGTACGATGACGCGATCATTACGAGACTCGAGGGCGAGGCGTTACACGCCATGGAGGACCTGATAACGCTCTGTGAGGGCTGTCACTCGTGGTTTCACAAGAAACCGACGGGCGACGAGTTGCCGCTCGGACTGAGCGACGGTGATCGACGAGCGTTGTTGCCCCACGATTACCTGATCTTGCGGGTGCTCGTCGAGTCAGGCCCGTGTTCGATGAGCGATTTGCAGGAGGCGATGGCCGTGATCGTATCGCCATCGACCGTTCGGGAACGCACCTGGCGGCTGATGGGGCTGGATTACGAGGTCTTCTCGCGCGACCAGCCGCTGGTCGACCAGGATACCGTCACTGGTAACTGGGGGCTGGCGACCCAGGTCTCGACGTCGGAACGCGGTCGCATCCCCAATGACGTTAAATCGGTGGTGCAGCGCGTCCACGACGAACTCGTCCGGCAGGCGCTGGCGTGTGGCTGTGATCGGGCGACTGTGAAGGACGTCTTCGGGATCGCCAGGCGAACGACGTGGAACAAGCAGTACCGAGCGCAGGCCTACGACTTCCCCATTGGGGCGTTCGAGCAGGGCACGACAGTGTCGACTGGGCAAGCAGCCGCGATTGAACGGAATGTGAACGAGGATAGCATGTCGGCGGACACCCAATCACTCGACCTCGGCGAGCCCGATGAGGTCTGGCCGCCGTCGATGGCCGGTGACACTGGCAGTGAGGAGGTGATGGCTGAGGGGAGCGACGAGACCGCTTAA